In Methanomicrobium antiquum, one DNA window encodes the following:
- the argS gene encoding arginine--tRNA ligase — MFFETYKKVEDALKKVSGEDDVFLGDGGDHADLASTVAFALAKKERENPAKIAASIAKKLEAEFESSDIKVETKGPYINFIFGAGYLSDVLKASLKPGYGQLPEKGVRVCIEHTSANPNGPLHVGHIRNSVIGDTLSRVYKKAGYITDVHYYVNDMGRQIAIVSWGFDNIDIARKDNEKGDRYVADVYVLANKKIEADPSIKEEIDRRMALIEQGDPEMVKKFREAVLLCLDGMKETLNELNAPHDRFIFESDFVRNKLMYNILHRIEALPQAKHEETLSLDLTEFGFEKDYVLRRSDGTSVYAARDLAYHEWKSDNYDRVIDVLGADHKLIGTQLQSTMKLLGDKSPEIVFFEFVSLPEGSMSTRAGKFISADDLIGEVTKRAYEEVNSRRPEISEDEKCAIAKSVAIGAVRYDIVRVSQEKSTVFDWKEALDFEKQSAPYVQYAHARACSILKKAGEFEEIYSPESEQEIALVKKIALFPKIIDEISRDLRPHVLAIYARELADLFNTFYRYNPVLKEEGKLRDSRLTIVKAAQNTLHEALLTLGIDAVRSM, encoded by the coding sequence ATGTTTTTTGAGACATACAAAAAAGTAGAGGATGCTTTAAAAAAGGTCTCCGGCGAAGATGACGTCTTTTTAGGTGATGGCGGTGACCATGCTGACCTTGCATCAACAGTTGCTTTTGCGCTTGCAAAAAAAGAGAGGGAAAATCCTGCAAAGATTGCCGCATCAATTGCAAAAAAGCTTGAGGCTGAATTTGAATCATCAGATATAAAAGTTGAAACAAAAGGACCTTACATCAATTTCATTTTTGGCGCCGGATATCTTTCAGATGTTTTAAAAGCGTCATTAAAGCCGGGATATGGGCAGCTTCCTGAAAAAGGGGTGCGTGTCTGCATTGAGCATACAAGCGCAAATCCAAACGGGCCTTTGCATGTCGGCCATATCAGAAATTCAGTAATTGGCGATACTCTTTCAAGAGTCTATAAAAAAGCCGGGTATATTACTGATGTCCATTATTATGTAAATGATATGGGTCGTCAGATTGCAATTGTCTCATGGGGATTTGACAACATTGACATTGCAAGGAAGGATAATGAGAAAGGGGATCGCTATGTTGCTGATGTCTATGTTTTGGCAAACAAAAAAATTGAGGCTGACCCTTCGATAAAAGAAGAGATTGACAGAAGGATGGCTCTTATTGAGCAGGGTGACCCTGAGATGGTTAAAAAATTCCGTGAAGCTGTTTTGTTGTGCCTTGACGGTATGAAAGAGACACTAAACGAGCTCAATGCACCCCATGACAGATTCATTTTTGAAAGTGATTTTGTCAGGAACAAATTAATGTACAACATCCTTCACAGAATTGAGGCTCTTCCCCAGGCAAAACATGAGGAGACATTATCTCTTGACTTAACAGAATTTGGCTTTGAAAAAGACTATGTATTAAGGCGTTCAGATGGAACATCGGTTTACGCCGCACGTGATCTTGCATACCACGAATGGAAGAGCGATAATTATGACAGGGTTATTGACGTTTTAGGAGCAGATCACAAATTAATTGGAACACAGCTTCAGTCAACTATGAAGCTTTTGGGAGATAAATCGCCTGAGATTGTTTTCTTTGAGTTTGTATCTCTTCCTGAAGGTTCTATGAGTACCCGTGCAGGAAAATTCATCTCTGCTGATGACTTAATTGGAGAAGTTACAAAGCGTGCATATGAAGAGGTTAATTCAAGAAGGCCGGAGATATCAGAGGATGAGAAGTGTGCAATTGCAAAATCGGTTGCAATCGGTGCTGTAAGATATGATATTGTCCGTGTTTCACAGGAGAAATCAACCGTTTTTGACTGGAAAGAGGCACTTGACTTTGAAAAACAAAGTGCTCCTTATGTTCAGTATGCACATGCCCGTGCATGTTCGATTCTAAAGAAAGCAGGAGAATTTGAGGAGATTTATTCTCCTGAGAGTGAGCAGGAGATAGCGCTTGTTAAAAAAATAGCACTGTTTCCAAAAATTATTGATGAGATTTCAAGAGATCTTCGTCCCCATGTCCTTGCAATCTATGCACGTGAACTTGCAGATTTATTCAATACCTTCTACCGCTACAATCCTGTGCTAAAAGAAGAGGGAAAATTGAGGGATTCAAGGCTTACAATTGTAAAGGCGGCGCAGAACACACTTCACGAAGCTCTTTTAACACTTGGTATAGATGCAGTCAGAAGCATGTAA